One Vanrija pseudolonga chromosome 5, complete sequence genomic window, TGGCAGACTCTCCGCGGAGTCGAGTGCCAGCCGACGTCGCGAGCTGTTGCCCACCGACCCTCGTCTCCGTTGGTTCCTCCGATGGACGTGGTTCTGCTACGCCGACCTTGTCTCCGTCTGCCATCGCGCTGGTTCCGGTCCTCGAATGTGTGGCCTGCCTCCGTCTCCGTCGTTACCCcgttcctcgccgcccaagcGGTTGTCTCGGTGCAATGGCCTGGCTGGGCGAGGAACAGAACAAGCACCGGCGAGGCACGGAGCCTCTGTGCCAGTGTTCCGTTGCTCCATGCCTTCATGTGCGCCTtcgtgggcgtcggcgcgacaAGCGTTCTCACCACGCTTGGGGCGCGACGCGGGCCGGCATACCTCTGTGTGCGCGTATCCACGGGGGCCGCGCGCATCGCAGCTCGTCTCCCCTCCCCACGCTCTTCTCCATCCTACTAGCCCCACTCGCACACCCGCTAACCCACCCAGTCGGCACCGACCAGTTCGGCAACCGCTACTTCCAGCAgtacgacgcgcgcgaggagctcccCGGCCGCCAGCGCTGGGTCGACTACGCCCAGGACGACTTCAATGCGTCCCAGGTGCCCCGCGGCTGGGCCTCGTGGCTCGCCCACACCCGCCTCGACCCCCCACCCGAGGACCCCATCTACCAGGCCAGCAAGCAGAAGTGGGAGACGCCTTATGTTGAGAACCTGTGAGTTGGTGCCGAGGGACCGACGATGTGTGGTGGGGCTAGAGGTCGGGCCGTAATCGTCGGCGGTGTTTGTCGGGCTTGTCAATCCCGGACGTG contains:
- the N7BM gene encoding NADH dehydrogenase [ubiquinone] 1 alpha subcomplex subunit N7BM, whose amino-acid sequence is MSGLQRTINHARKVGFKEWFRMMTYIGDAKYGTHVGTDQFGNRYFQQYDAREELPGRQRWVDYAQDDFNASQVPRGWASWLAHTRLDPPPEDPIYQASKQKWETPYVENLTGTRGRFITYSTQAPKSEAWKPEVKPRA